The proteins below come from a single Deltaproteobacteria bacterium genomic window:
- a CDS encoding FAD-dependent oxidoreductase: MGRIEKHPILPIPEGRDVPFVFDGRPITARHGEVISSALFAHGIRVFGRHPRDGAPQGIYCANGQCSQCMVIADGLPVKACMTVVKPGMVVQRCEGSPENPRDDTLPEMADVPTVEVPVLIVGGGPAGLSAAIELAKFGVPAILADDKQRLGGKLTLQTHNFFGSRRDCYAGTRGIDISTLLADRLSEEGRDLVEVWLDSPVVGVFCDGKLGVVKQGEYVLVKPEALLVTAGAREKALAFPGCDLPGVYGAGAFQTLVNRDLVRPTDRLFICGGGNVGLIAGYHALQAGIDVVGLVEALPRCGGYKVHLDKLKRLGVPIFTSHTILRAEGDGKVERVTICRIDESFRPIAQTERSFPVDTLLIAVGLSPVNEIYTKAKEYGYRVWAAGDAEEIAEASAAMFSGRIQGRRIARELDRPCLIPREWDEILTILRSKPGVEKELKIRTLPGSVYPLIRCTQEIPCNPCTEACPKHAIRIEEGTLTGVPSFTGDACLGCAQCVLACPGLAIVLVDERYDPARRRALLTLPFEMPSGTVNVEDEVRTVGMEGEPVGAGRVVAFRDAPSQDRRRLMLLEVPFEDRLRVAGVRLRETVEPEKADPPEQEEDTIICRCERVTKGEILALIRAGYRDMNQIKAALRTGMGACGGKTCTELILRLFREEGIDLKEVTLPVHRPPETEVPLGVFAGVKLRSEKRANTRRERNQG; encoded by the coding sequence ATGGGAAGGATAGAAAAACACCCGATTCTGCCGATTCCCGAGGGGAGGGACGTCCCATTTGTGTTCGACGGGCGCCCCATCACGGCAAGACACGGCGAGGTCATCTCCTCGGCCCTGTTCGCCCATGGAATCCGGGTATTCGGCCGTCACCCCCGGGACGGAGCGCCTCAGGGTATCTACTGTGCAAACGGGCAGTGCTCCCAGTGCATGGTCATCGCCGACGGATTGCCGGTCAAAGCCTGCATGACCGTGGTCAAACCGGGAATGGTGGTCCAGAGGTGCGAGGGGAGTCCAGAGAACCCCCGGGACGACACGCTGCCGGAAATGGCCGATGTACCCACCGTGGAGGTGCCTGTCCTCATCGTCGGCGGCGGACCTGCCGGGCTTTCCGCCGCCATAGAACTCGCCAAATTCGGGGTCCCCGCCATCCTTGCAGACGACAAACAGAGACTGGGCGGAAAGCTCACCCTTCAGACCCACAACTTCTTCGGTTCCAGAAGGGATTGTTATGCAGGAACGCGGGGTATCGATATCTCCACCCTCCTCGCGGACCGGTTGAGTGAAGAAGGCCGAGATCTCGTGGAGGTCTGGCTCGACTCTCCGGTGGTGGGGGTCTTCTGTGATGGAAAGCTCGGTGTTGTGAAACAGGGCGAGTATGTCCTGGTCAAGCCGGAGGCCTTGCTCGTAACCGCAGGAGCACGGGAGAAAGCCCTGGCCTTTCCGGGTTGCGACCTGCCGGGAGTGTATGGGGCCGGTGCCTTTCAGACTCTTGTCAACCGGGATCTCGTCCGTCCCACCGACCGGCTCTTCATATGCGGCGGGGGGAACGTGGGCCTTATCGCAGGCTATCACGCCCTCCAGGCAGGTATCGACGTGGTAGGGCTGGTCGAGGCCCTCCCCCGGTGCGGGGGATACAAGGTCCACCTGGACAAATTGAAGAGGCTCGGCGTTCCCATCTTCACGTCCCACACGATCCTCCGGGCAGAAGGAGACGGAAAGGTCGAAAGGGTGACCATCTGCAGGATAGACGAGTCCTTTCGACCGATCGCCCAAACCGAGAGGTCTTTCCCGGTGGATACCCTCCTGATCGCCGTGGGTCTCTCACCCGTCAACGAGATCTACACCAAGGCAAAGGAGTATGGATACAGGGTATGGGCCGCCGGAGACGCGGAAGAGATCGCCGAGGCGAGTGCAGCCATGTTCAGCGGCCGGATCCAGGGAAGGAGAATCGCCAGGGAACTCGACAGGCCCTGTCTGATCCCCAGGGAGTGGGATGAGATCCTCACCATCCTGCGGAGCAAACCGGGGGTGGAGAAGGAGTTGAAGATCCGCACCCTTCCAGGCTCGGTCTACCCGTTGATACGTTGCACCCAGGAGATACCGTGCAATCCCTGTACGGAGGCCTGTCCCAAACACGCCATCAGGATCGAGGAGGGAACACTTACAGGGGTCCCCTCATTTACCGGTGACGCCTGCCTGGGATGTGCCCAGTGTGTTCTTGCGTGCCCGGGGTTGGCGATCGTCCTTGTGGACGAGCGTTACGACCCGGCTCGCAGACGGGCCCTCCTAACCCTACCCTTTGAAATGCCCTCTGGAACCGTCAACGTGGAGGACGAGGTGAGGACCGTAGGGATGGAGGGGGAGCCCGTAGGGGCGGGAAGGGTCGTCGCCTTCCGGGACGCGCCCTCCCAGGATCGCAGGAGATTGATGCTTCTCGAGGTACCCTTTGAAGATCGCCTCAGGGTCGCAGGGGTTCGGCTCAGAGAAACGGTCGAACCCGAAAAGGCCGATCCCCCGGAACAAGAGGAAGATACCATTATCTGCCGGTGTGAAAGGGTGACCAAGGGGGAGATTCTCGCATTGATCCGGGCGGGGTATCGCGACATGAACCAGATCAAGGCCGCTCTCCGTACCGGAATGGGAGCCTGTGGCGGCAAGACGTGCACGGAACTTATCCTTCGACTCTTCCGCGAAGAGGGCATAGACTTGAAAGAGGTGACCCTGCCGGTCCACCGACCGCCTGAAACGGAAGTCCCCCTCGGGGTTTTTGCAGGAGTGAAGCTCAGATCGGAAAAAAGGGCGAACACCAGGAGAGAGAGAAACCAGGGGTGA
- a CDS encoding FAD-binding oxidoreductase encodes MNRNYDAIIIGGGSVGVPAALFLTFEGLRVLVVEANPSVGQGQNKAAIGGVRATHSDAAKILLCQESLRIFGEWEETYGHDIGWKKGGYCFPAYTHKEENTLKGLLPIQKSYGLKIDWLDPEEIEDVVPGIRAEGLMGGTFSPDDAQVSPLLAIDAMFRLSKERGCAYRFGERAVALVTEKGRVKGITTDRETYNAPVVLNAAGASAMEVGKLAGIDVPVMPDSHEAGISAPMEQFLGPLVVDLRPGPEGKTSNFYFAQNHEGVLIFCYTPIEPVCGTNREPTSEFLPVVARRLIGLLPRLKNMLVRRVWRGLYPMTPDGLPICDKVREPEGLYLAVGMCGQGFMMGPGIGRNMAHLIVHGSPLIAEDTFETLSLYRDFYASKKEALK; translated from the coding sequence GTGAACAGGAACTACGACGCGATCATCATCGGCGGGGGAAGTGTAGGTGTTCCCGCAGCACTCTTTCTCACCTTTGAGGGCCTCAGGGTCCTGGTTGTCGAGGCGAACCCGTCGGTAGGCCAGGGGCAGAACAAGGCAGCCATTGGAGGAGTCCGGGCCACCCACTCGGATGCGGCAAAGATCCTTCTCTGCCAGGAGAGCCTCCGCATCTTTGGCGAGTGGGAGGAGACGTACGGCCACGATATAGGATGGAAGAAAGGAGGATACTGTTTCCCCGCATACACCCACAAAGAGGAAAACACCCTCAAAGGCCTCCTCCCGATTCAGAAATCCTACGGCCTCAAAATCGATTGGCTCGACCCGGAGGAGATCGAAGACGTCGTACCCGGTATCAGGGCAGAGGGACTGATGGGGGGTACCTTTTCACCTGACGACGCCCAGGTCTCGCCTCTTTTGGCGATAGACGCAATGTTCCGTTTGTCGAAAGAACGAGGGTGCGCCTATCGTTTCGGGGAGAGGGCGGTCGCCCTTGTGACCGAGAAGGGCCGGGTGAAGGGCATCACGACAGACAGGGAGACCTACAATGCCCCCGTTGTACTGAACGCGGCCGGGGCAAGTGCAATGGAGGTGGGGAAGCTGGCTGGAATCGACGTTCCCGTCATGCCGGACAGTCACGAAGCAGGCATCTCTGCACCTATGGAACAGTTCTTAGGCCCCCTGGTCGTCGATCTCCGGCCAGGACCGGAAGGCAAAACCTCCAACTTCTATTTTGCACAGAATCATGAAGGGGTCCTGATCTTCTGCTACACTCCCATTGAACCCGTCTGTGGAACCAACCGGGAGCCGACCTCCGAGTTCCTGCCGGTGGTTGCCAGGCGGTTGATCGGTCTGCTGCCCCGCCTGAAGAACATGCTGGTACGCCGCGTATGGCGGGGACTCTATCCCATGACGCCGGACGGCCTCCCAATATGCGACAAGGTGCGGGAACCGGAGGGCCTGTATCTTGCCGTGGGCATGTGCGGCCAGGGATTCATGATGGGCCCCGGCATAGGCCGAAACATGGCCCACCTCATCGTCCACGGAAGCCCGCTGATAGCAGAGGACACATTTGAAACTCTCAGCCTCTACCGCGATTTCTATGCTTCGAAGAAAGAGGCTCTCAAATAG
- a CDS encoding diguanylate cyclase: METSEKDGNSGKKILVVDDEPLVRRTIRDIVESMGYSCSETDSARAALELVDRTHFPIVILDIAMPEMNGLELLELIRREHPDTDVLIITGYQDRYSPLRIVRSGASDYLVKPFTVEQLAAKLYKIEREKALKEKLYLSSITDELTGLYNRRFFYQKLRQEMERAKRQGRVLSLIMFDVDGFKRFNDRYGHLKGDVLLQTVARVLRSSLREHVDSPCRYGGDEFIVILPEADGKIARSIGDRIRRNFKEKSPGGMTLSMGVAQFRKDFDTEAFVRLVDQRMYRDKNRSRQRRSEPRGDKPGTDKEGAA, translated from the coding sequence ATGGAAACTTCGGAAAAAGACGGGAATTCAGGAAAGAAGATCCTTGTCGTGGATGACGAACCGCTCGTCCGGCGCACCATCCGGGATATCGTCGAATCGATGGGATACTCCTGCAGCGAAACCGATTCGGCCCGGGCCGCTCTCGAGCTTGTAGACCGAACCCACTTCCCCATCGTCATCCTCGACATCGCCATGCCCGAGATGAACGGCCTGGAGCTGCTCGAGCTTATCAGGAGAGAGCATCCTGACACGGACGTCCTGATCATTACGGGGTACCAGGACAGATATTCCCCTCTCAGGATCGTCCGGTCAGGAGCCAGTGATTACCTGGTCAAGCCCTTCACCGTGGAGCAGCTCGCCGCGAAGCTCTACAAGATCGAAAGGGAAAAGGCCTTGAAAGAGAAACTCTACCTCAGTTCCATCACCGACGAGTTGACGGGTCTCTACAACCGGAGGTTCTTCTACCAGAAGCTGAGACAGGAGATGGAAAGGGCAAAGAGGCAGGGCCGCGTGCTCTCCTTGATCATGTTCGACGTGGATGGATTCAAGAGATTCAACGATCGATACGGCCATCTGAAGGGGGATGTCCTTCTCCAGACCGTGGCCCGGGTTCTTCGATCCTCCCTCAGAGAACACGTGGACTCTCCCTGTCGGTACGGTGGAGACGAGTTCATCGTCATCCTCCCCGAGGCAGACGGGAAAATAGCCCGATCGATCGGGGACCGAATAAGGAGGAACTTCAAAGAGAAATCTCCGGGTGGGATGACCCTCAGCATGGGAGTCGCACAGTTCCGGAAGGATTTCGACACAGAGGCCTTTGTCCGCCTGGTCGACCAGAGGATGTACAGGGACAAGAACAGATCGAGACAGCGCCGCTCCGAACCGAGAGGAGACAAGCCCGGCACGGACAAGGAAGGGGCTGCCTGA
- a CDS encoding ABC transporter permease: MNQLSKAVSISLKDIESYYGKPPLITWGLLFPAVLMFAVYVKDPATYLAVAPGIIAMTLLFGNTSMAAIVVTFEKRSGTLQRLLLAPVTNGTIVLGKAASAAAYGVATSLVITWGLAFLLGMRVANPLVFGAGLLLGAGIFSLMGLIASVMVREVFEAMTLMNFLRFPILFISGVFMPLDLLPAWVQPVAMASPLTYVVELLRYGIEGRSYFQSLWIPVGAGVGFLIGTLLVAGPLFGRYANR; the protein is encoded by the coding sequence GTGAATCAGTTGAGCAAAGCCGTCTCGATCAGCCTGAAGGACATTGAGAGCTACTACGGCAAACCACCCCTGATCACGTGGGGGCTCCTTTTCCCGGCTGTGCTGATGTTTGCCGTCTACGTAAAGGATCCGGCCACGTATCTGGCCGTGGCCCCTGGAATTATCGCCATGACCCTGCTTTTTGGAAATACATCAATGGCAGCCATCGTCGTAACCTTTGAGAAACGGTCCGGCACCTTGCAGAGGCTCCTGCTGGCGCCCGTCACCAACGGCACTATCGTCTTGGGCAAGGCTGCCAGTGCGGCGGCCTATGGCGTCGCCACCTCTCTTGTTATCACGTGGGGGCTTGCCTTTCTGCTCGGCATGAGAGTGGCCAATCCTCTGGTCTTCGGCGCCGGCCTCCTCCTCGGAGCAGGGATATTCTCCCTCATGGGGCTCATCGCATCTGTGATGGTGAGGGAGGTCTTTGAGGCGATGACCCTGATGAACTTCCTGAGATTCCCGATCCTCTTCATCAGTGGTGTCTTCATGCCCCTGGATCTCCTGCCGGCCTGGGTCCAACCCGTCGCCATGGCCTCACCCCTCACCTACGTGGTGGAGCTCCTCCGGTACGGCATCGAGGGACGGTCGTATTTTCAATCGCTATGGATACCCGTTGGAGCCGGGGTGGGGTTCTTGATCGGCACCTTGCTGGTAGCGGGGCCCCTGTTCGGGCGGTATGCAAACAGGTAG
- a CDS encoding ABC transporter ATP-binding protein: MEVGDRDESIIEVRGLSKLYGEVRALEDVGFAVRKGEVFGYLGPNGAGKTTTVNILCGLVERDAGEVRIYGLDIRRDPVEVKERIGVVPEESNLYPELSCRRNLEYLGELYGLSRSSRRTRAGDLLEIFDLADKGSIPFRSLSRGMKRRLTVAAALLHRPQVIFLDEPTAGLDVPSARALRSLIQRVNREGTTVFLTTHNLAEAESLCSRVLILVKGRVMAEGTAAEIRSHVERTKAVSLVLSGPVEEASLRKACPEIKEASFTDGSWRLEVADIHAAVAQVVSFADRQGVRILEIGSSVPSFEDVFMRILKESTSGGGANR; encoded by the coding sequence ATGGAAGTAGGAGACAGAGACGAGAGTATCATCGAGGTGAGGGGCTTGTCCAAGCTGTACGGGGAGGTCCGTGCCCTGGAAGATGTCGGCTTCGCGGTGAGGAAAGGAGAGGTTTTCGGGTATCTCGGTCCCAACGGGGCGGGTAAGACGACCACCGTCAACATACTGTGCGGGCTTGTCGAGCGTGACGCCGGGGAGGTGAGGATCTACGGCCTCGACATCCGACGTGACCCTGTGGAGGTGAAGGAGCGCATCGGAGTGGTTCCCGAAGAATCCAATCTCTACCCAGAGCTTTCCTGCCGGAGGAACCTGGAGTACCTGGGCGAGTTGTACGGGCTTTCGCGAAGCTCCCGGCGGACAAGGGCCGGGGATTTGCTCGAGATCTTCGATCTCGCCGACAAGGGCTCGATCCCTTTCCGCTCCTTATCCCGGGGTATGAAGCGGCGTTTGACGGTGGCTGCAGCCCTGCTCCATCGGCCCCAGGTGATCTTCCTGGACGAGCCGACAGCGGGGCTCGACGTGCCAAGCGCCCGGGCCTTGCGCTCCCTTATTCAGAGGGTCAACAGAGAGGGGACCACGGTATTCCTGACCACCCACAACCTGGCCGAGGCCGAATCCCTCTGTAGCCGGGTCCTTATTCTCGTGAAGGGCCGGGTCATGGCTGAAGGGACTGCGGCCGAGATTCGGAGCCATGTGGAAAGGACCAAGGCGGTCTCGCTGGTCTTGTCGGGTCCTGTCGAGGAAGCCTCACTCCGCAAGGCATGCCCGGAGATCAAGGAGGCTTCCTTTACGGACGGTTCGTGGCGGCTTGAAGTGGCCGACATCCATGCCGCTGTGGCCCAGGTCGTGTCTTTTGCCGATCGGCAGGGGGTCAGAATCCTGGAGATCGGATCGAGCGTGCCGAGCTTTGAGGACGTCTTCATGAGGATCCTGAAAGAGAGTACCAGTGGAGGGGGGGCGAATCGGTGA
- a CDS encoding winged helix-turn-helix transcriptional regulator, whose amino-acid sequence MKDVEKLVRLFKALSVDTRVRIVALLRERALCVGALSARLKVTQGAVSQHLRVLREAGLVLPEKRGYYVHYRLNKKALYRWREAVERLLEGEEETACPPFLHEARRGSKRRSGMEKKWK is encoded by the coding sequence TTGAAGGACGTTGAGAAACTCGTTCGGCTCTTTAAGGCCCTCTCTGTGGACACGAGGGTCAGGATCGTGGCTCTGCTGAGGGAGCGAGCCCTGTGCGTTGGTGCGCTCTCGGCCAGATTGAAGGTCACCCAGGGAGCGGTTTCCCAACACTTGAGGGTGCTTCGGGAGGCGGGACTGGTTCTGCCTGAGAAGAGGGGCTACTACGTCCATTACCGTTTGAACAAGAAGGCCCTTTACAGGTGGAGAGAGGCGGTTGAGCGGCTCCTCGAAGGGGAGGAGGAGACGGCATGCCCTCCTTTTTTGCATGAGGCCCGGAGGGGATCGAAGCGGAGATCCGGTATGGAGAAGAAATGGAAGTAG
- a CDS encoding aldo/keto reductase gives MMMRIRTLGKTGIRVSEIGFGCWAIGGPAALGKTQIGWGRVDDGDSLRALQTAFDSGINFYDTADAYGGGHSEELVAEAFAKRRSQVVIATKGGNITDANGEWRKDFRGDFLVRRFEESLRRLRTDYIDLYQLHTPRTDDQLEQALSAAQALDRLIEQGKLRAYGISVAKPEDGLKQIEAGFGDSIQTHYNLLEREAERELFPRAVQTRVAIISRVPLAYGFLTGKFTKETRFGRDDHRSHTLSPEKIAEWVDKTDRLKPIAADLGISLAQLALQYILAQEAVSVAIPGAKTENQVRQNAVAGEAPPLSDEVINRIRRVVA, from the coding sequence ATGATGATGAGAATCAGGACCTTGGGGAAGACCGGTATCAGGGTGAGCGAGATCGGTTTCGGTTGCTGGGCCATAGGAGGACCCGCGGCCCTTGGCAAGACTCAGATCGGTTGGGGAAGAGTCGACGACGGGGATTCGCTTCGGGCTCTTCAGACCGCTTTTGACTCGGGGATCAACTTCTATGATACGGCCGACGCTTACGGGGGGGGACACAGTGAGGAACTCGTTGCAGAGGCTTTCGCGAAACGCAGATCGCAGGTGGTGATTGCCACCAAAGGCGGCAATATCACCGACGCCAACGGAGAGTGGCGTAAAGACTTCCGTGGTGACTTCCTGGTTCGCAGATTCGAGGAGTCTCTCAGGCGGCTCCGAACCGACTATATCGATCTCTACCAGCTCCACACCCCGCGCACGGACGATCAGCTCGAGCAGGCTCTCTCTGCTGCCCAGGCCCTGGACCGGCTGATCGAACAGGGGAAACTGCGGGCCTACGGTATCTCGGTGGCTAAACCCGAGGACGGGTTGAAGCAGATCGAAGCCGGTTTCGGAGACTCGATCCAGACACACTACAACCTCCTGGAGCGGGAAGCAGAAAGAGAGCTCTTTCCCAGGGCCGTCCAGACCCGGGTGGCGATAATCTCGCGCGTGCCCCTCGCCTATGGATTCCTTACAGGGAAGTTCACGAAAGAGACCCGTTTCGGCCGGGACGACCACCGCTCACACACCCTCTCCCCCGAAAAGATAGCCGAGTGGGTGGACAAGACGGACAGGCTCAAGCCGATCGCCGCCGACCTCGGAATATCACTGGCTCAACTGGCTCTCCAATATATCCTGGCACAGGAGGCAGTGAGTGTTGCGATTCCCGGAGCAAAGACGGAGAACCAAGTGCGCCAGAACGCCGTCGCGGGCGAGGCTCCACCTCTTTCAGATGAAGTGATCAACAGAATACGGCGGGTAGTCGCCTGA
- a CDS encoding cytochrome P460 family protein produces MKKSLTAAVLVSVALVAFAALSGAGEEYASKFWTHITETDPYAGWGYWPGHYGIYPGKSPHGAYVKIYANGPALKAAREGRPMPDGAILVKENYGKDKKTLMAVTPMFKMKGYNSEAGDWWWAKYGPKGQAMASGKLKGCIDCHRVQQGNDWIFTPAR; encoded by the coding sequence ATGAAAAAGAGTCTCACGGCTGCCGTTCTGGTCTCTGTTGCCCTGGTTGCCTTTGCGGCGTTGTCGGGCGCAGGGGAGGAGTATGCTTCCAAATTCTGGACCCACATCACCGAGACCGATCCCTACGCGGGATGGGGTTACTGGCCCGGCCATTACGGGATCTATCCGGGCAAGAGCCCTCACGGGGCGTATGTGAAAATCTATGCCAACGGCCCTGCCCTGAAGGCAGCCAGGGAGGGAAGGCCCATGCCGGACGGAGCCATCCTGGTCAAGGAGAACTACGGGAAGGACAAGAAGACCCTGATGGCCGTTACCCCCATGTTCAAGATGAAGGGATACAACTCCGAGGCGGGTGACTGGTGGTGGGCCAAGTACGGTCCCAAGGGCCAAGCCATGGCTTCCGGCAAGTTGAAAGGCTGCATCGATTGCCATCGAGTGCAGCAGGGAAACGATTGGATCTTCACGCCCGCCCGGTAG
- a CDS encoding YjbQ family protein yields MKSWREELWFNTPSRRDYVNITSKVEKIVEKSGVRDGLCLVNAMHITASVYINDAESGLIHDYDRWLEELAPHEPTSRYRHNRSGEDNGDAHLKRQIMGREVVVAVTDGRLDLGPWEQIFYGEFDGGRRKRVLVKIIGE; encoded by the coding sequence ATGAAATCCTGGAGAGAAGAGCTGTGGTTCAACACTCCATCGAGGAGGGATTACGTCAACATAACCTCAAAGGTGGAAAAGATCGTTGAGAAAAGCGGTGTAAGAGATGGGCTCTGTTTGGTCAATGCGATGCACATTACCGCCTCTGTATACATCAACGATGCGGAAAGCGGGTTGATTCACGACTACGACCGATGGCTGGAAGAACTGGCCCCCCATGAGCCCACCTCGCGGTACCGGCACAATCGGAGCGGTGAGGATAACGGCGATGCCCACCTCAAGCGTCAGATTATGGGACGGGAGGTTGTGGTGGCTGTGACGGACGGGAGGCTCGATCTCGGACCGTGGGAACAGATTTTCTACGGCGAGTTCGACGGGGGCAGAAGAAAACGAGTGCTGGTCAAGATCATCGGAGAGTGA
- a CDS encoding tetratricopeptide repeat protein, whose translation MERLFSTRDIERLTGLKQGRIRYWKKIGLIRPSGRAGNGRDCYTFMDLVCFRTAKELLDEGISLKRVTSGLKNLERILPSVKRPLAHLRIRPDGKGGLVVSQRGVTFEPDGQMLLDFCHQDQRGGPQIKPFPRGLGPRHWFERGCSLDSSAGTLDRAIEAYRKALEIRPDFPDALTNLGNIYYHQGESQKAKECYQKAILLDPGHVAANFNLGNLLEEEGSLLPAVSYYEKALSADPLFADAHFNLALVYEKLQLKMRARPHWKRFVELRPDTEEAALARKFLDN comes from the coding sequence ATGGAAAGGCTTTTCAGCACAAGAGACATCGAGAGACTCACCGGGCTCAAGCAGGGAAGGATTCGCTATTGGAAAAAGATCGGGCTTATCCGGCCGAGCGGCCGAGCCGGAAACGGACGCGACTGCTATACTTTTATGGATCTGGTCTGTTTCAGAACAGCCAAGGAGCTTTTGGATGAGGGGATCTCTCTGAAGAGGGTGACCTCCGGTCTGAAGAACCTGGAAAGGATTCTCCCCTCTGTAAAGCGACCCCTTGCCCACCTGAGGATTCGACCCGATGGAAAGGGGGGACTGGTGGTGAGCCAGAGAGGGGTCACCTTTGAGCCGGATGGACAGATGCTCTTGGATTTCTGTCACCAGGATCAGAGAGGTGGTCCGCAGATAAAGCCCTTCCCCCGCGGCTTGGGCCCACGCCATTGGTTCGAAAGGGGATGCAGCCTTGATTCGTCTGCCGGAACCCTGGACCGGGCGATCGAAGCGTACAGGAAGGCTCTCGAGATTCGGCCCGATTTCCCCGATGCCCTGACCAATCTCGGCAACATTTACTACCATCAAGGAGAGAGCCAAAAGGCCAAGGAGTGTTACCAGAAAGCGATCCTTCTCGATCCCGGCCACGTGGCGGCGAATTTCAATTTGGGCAACCTCCTCGAAGAAGAGGGGAGTCTGCTTCCGGCTGTCTCCTACTATGAAAAGGCCCTTTCCGCGGATCCCCTCTTTGCCGATGCCCACTTCAACCTGGCACTTGTCTATGAGAAATTGCAGCTCAAGATGCGAGCCAGGCCGCACTGGAAGAGGTTTGTCGAACTCCGCCCAGATACAGAAGAGGCTGCCCTCGCCAGGAAGTTTCTCGACAACTAG
- a CDS encoding PilZ domain-containing protein, with translation MADKPYQGSGERRRHPRYGFCVHVNYRNVNAVFSAVTRNVSRGGCFIQTDSLLPEGTPIWLEFSFTGIPVKLGNIQGRVAWSTRPGDPSQGMGIEYENVPDVVEDLMTEFIDYVKRNSHKAEAS, from the coding sequence ATGGCAGACAAACCGTACCAAGGGTCCGGCGAAAGGCGGCGACACCCCCGCTACGGCTTTTGCGTCCATGTCAACTACCGGAACGTGAATGCGGTCTTTTCAGCGGTGACACGGAACGTGAGCAGAGGAGGGTGTTTCATCCAGACCGACTCGCTTCTGCCAGAGGGAACACCAATCTGGTTGGAATTCTCTTTCACTGGAATCCCGGTCAAGCTAGGCAACATCCAGGGAAGGGTCGCATGGTCGACTCGGCCCGGAGACCCGAGTCAGGGCATGGGAATCGAATACGAAAACGTCCCGGATGTAGTCGAAGACCTCATGACCGAGTTCATCGACTACGTCAAGAGGAACTCCCACAAAGCCGAGGCATCCTGA
- a CDS encoding DUF488 family protein, with amino-acid sequence MIRETYLAAVKDAVSPGDTVFDISRLEEEKGSVSPLAPSRELLEDWNSGRIVWKVYVERYYQELRESKAANSLIAEIAELAARKDVWLVGEEKEYPCHRFLVKQVIERILVARGFLSGLEDYSTHYDLFKNRTRPEILALTRRNSQGPAGTRRQKQALLPLLGRETDE; translated from the coding sequence GTGATCAGGGAAACCTACCTTGCAGCGGTAAAAGACGCAGTCTCTCCGGGAGATACGGTATTCGATATCTCTCGGCTGGAAGAGGAGAAGGGAAGCGTAAGTCCTCTTGCGCCCAGCAGGGAGCTTCTGGAGGACTGGAATAGCGGGAGAATCGTGTGGAAGGTCTATGTGGAGAGATACTACCAGGAGCTGAGGGAGAGCAAGGCGGCGAACTCTCTTATCGCAGAGATTGCCGAGTTGGCGGCCCGAAAGGACGTCTGGCTCGTCGGGGAAGAAAAGGAATATCCCTGCCACCGGTTTCTGGTCAAACAGGTCATCGAAAGGATTCTGGTCGCCCGGGGCTTTCTCTCAGGACTGGAAGACTACAGCACCCACTACGATCTCTTCAAGAACCGTACGAGACCGGAGATACTGGCACTGACGAGGCGAAACAGTCAGGGGCCGGCCGGGACCCGCAGGCAGAAGCAAGCCCTTCTCCCCCTTCTTGGGCGTGAAACCGACGAGTGA